In Salvia miltiorrhiza cultivar Shanhuang (shh) chromosome 4, IMPLAD_Smil_shh, whole genome shotgun sequence, the DNA window ATAATATCACAACCATATAATTAAAGGCCCCCTTGTAAGTTCTCTAAAATAGTTTCAAACGACAAAGAAGACCGGAGGTCAATAGCTTATGACTTAATATGAAAGCTCTAATGCTAGTTTAGTTAGGACAGGGAATGGAGACGACTGACCTCTTCCAAGATCATCAGGATCGGCATGGACAACTACAGCTCTCCCAACAATGGAATGTGGTCCCGAAAGTGGTATCTGCAAAAAATTCGAAAAGCTTCCAATGGTCAAGCCATGGAACCACTTCAATAACTCTAGAGAAACGGGTGGAGAGAAAACTAACCTGCTTGTCAACAATGGTGAAAGTAGCGGTACCTGGAACATTTGAAAGCATGATGATGAACATTGGAACATAAATTCTCACCTAAGGAAGCTAAAGAACAAGAACCCTTTCTTCTTTAGTCAGATAGAGAGGATGAGGTGATGTTTCAAGTTAATTGTCGGAAACACTAATCTCAAGAACTTTTTAAGAACGAAAAATCTAATTACCGTCGTCTCCAGCTGTGACGTTGCCAAGATCACCAGCGTGTCGAATCTCATCATCAGGAGCACCGTGATCTTTGTCAGTCGGATTGAAATGGGGCCCTACAGATTGAGGAAACCACAAATATGAATATCAAAGTTCCACTTCTCCAGCATTGAAATAGCCACAACATAGATACTACAGAGGATACCTGCATCGATGCAGGCAACAAATATTTCACATACACGTTAGGAGTCGGTAAATAAAGGAGAAATTACCAGTTGACATGCAGCCATTGGTGGTGTCACCGAGGGCATGCACATGAAGGCCGTGGAGCCCGGGCGGCTTAAGGCCGGAGATATTTCCCGTTACGTTCGTGGGGCCTGTAGCATGAAAGAAACAATAGCAAAAGCACCTATGAGAAACTTTTAATCAACTATTTACTACACGATTATATGACAAAATGAAAAACTACCATCTCCTTCCTGTGTGAAGTAGATAGTGCCCTTGACACCCTCACTGCTGCTGAGCACTGCAACAGCCTTCGCCATGGTTTCGCGTCTTCTGCAAAATCAACAACGACACGATCTTACTAGCCAATACTTCACGCTGATCAACCAAAATGGTAATCTACATTGTAAAAAAATCATTACGCAACAACTCAATGGCAACTGATTTCtcataaaataagaaagaaatgGATAAAAATCTGACTAAATCTCATTTATTCAGCTCATTATTAGTATAAAAGCGATTCAACATTTCTAAAGGGATAGACATGCAACCATACTTCAATACACCTTAATCAATACATGTtataaccgggtacacgatcgagatattacaaaatgaatattttgagataatacaactcaaaataattgaaaatattacaaagaaaataatttgagaaattacaactcaaataattgtatacaactgaaatatactgtataaataaattatacgtataaaataagtcgagtcgagatgaatctcttcccgcaagaagattatcgccccggtagtgctcttcggtttggcgtatcttccccaaaggtaaaacgacttcgtctcgtcggatgtagcaccacaatccggcgagctccggcgaactgaataaggatcgaaaactgagctagaggttgaggtggaatgcagaatatgttgtgagttgtgagttctcAGAGTCGTTAGTTCTGAGTTGTGAGTTCTAAGTTGTCAGTTATGAGTTCACAACACACccgtatttataggtgttaaacctagtgtgaacggccggtgtgaacggccggtgtgaacggaacgtcagtcaattccggcgggtgcggtaggtggccgcaatcgttgaacgcggtaggtggccgcaatcgttgaactcggtaggtggccgcaatcgttgaacgcggtaggtggccgcaaacgttgaacgcagaagttgaaactgattttccctcttcaacatccaaactttgacatacaatatctcactcaccggaaatcggttttgagacttcaagtatatcacgttgatctactcgagatgtagattaacatccaatcattattttaattaaataataaatatttaattaaataataattttcagatatggcataaaaccatatttccaacaatcccccacatgagtgagaaatcagtatgcgaaTGTATGCagacacttagctcagtcctcttaagatacaacattgcatttggaaaggtagcttgtggctttgaacctgccatagtcaatattatcgagtataccggcggcctagtggattgtgttccttgaactagtcctcctcggtgtatactgagtcaacaatattgacacaatattgcttcaatccttattcgttctcacgtttgtgtccattacaggccttggaacacctctttggattcataagtgtttcaatcgaagcggccccacttcacacttacataggtgactcttaactcaagtatcctgctatacttgtcctcttcgaggagttctagagtcattaaaagtcaaagacttaacctcaccacgtgcaggtttccgaacactcactgttctacaaggaataggcaattcgagtgttcaacacacggattttcatagcttagttgtcccattgaaccaagttcttgggatcctccagtcatcatggttgggttgccactatgattatccttaatttgtggacttcaaacccattccccctaacagtttatacatctgatctcgaggatactttttgtcaaaggatccgctatgttatcaattgatcttatataatcaattgtgataactccactagtgatcagatgtctcacggtattatgacgtcgacgaatatgtctcgacttaccgttatacaaatgattttgtgctcgtccgatagcagcttgactatcacaatgaattatcacggacgacacaggtttcgaccaacatggaatatcctcgaggaaatttttaagccactcggcttcttcaccagctttatccaaagctatgaattctgattccatggtcgatctagcaatacatgtttgcttcttggatttccaagacacagcaccaccccccacagtgaatacataaccgctcgttgaaaacgagtctttggcatcagatatccaatttgcatcacagtacccttcaagtacagagggctccctagtataatgaatcgcatagttttgagtatatttcaaatatctcaaaaccctttcaagagctttccaatgttcattactagggttagctgtaaagctgctcaacttgttgaccgagcatgctatatcgggacgagtgcaatttgttagatacaacaagctcccaataatcttcgcatattctatcgcgtcaacaggttctcccttgtgtacactcaaatgcacactaggttcccatggtgtcttagctattggcttgtcaaaagcgttgaatttctttaacactttctcaacgtagtgagattgtgttatagtaataccatcaggtcttcttagaattttaattccaaggataacatcagctaagcccatatctttcatgctaaaatttttacttagcatgcctttggtttcttgaatcactcgggaattacttcccatgatgagcatgtcatctacataaagacaaacaataacatatccgttattagaattcttaatgtagacacatttatcgcactcattgattctgaatccatttgacaacattacactgtcaaattttaaatgccattgaagcggtgcttgcttcaacccatataaagacatttgaagtttgcatactttgtgctcttgcccaggtactacaaacccttcaggttgcttcatatatatttcatcttccaactcgccatacaagaacgcagttttcacatccatttggtgaatctcgagattgtgcaaggcagcaatagcgagaagcatccgaatagatgttagtttagtcacaggtgaataggtatcgaagaaatcgtacccttctttctgcctgaaaccttgaacgacaagtcgggctttgtacttatctatagtaccatcagatttgtacttttttttttttttaggatccatttgcatcctaaagctttacttccaggtggtagatccactaacacccaagtatgattctgcataatggaatcaatttcAATATCTATGGCTTCTTTCCATAGaactgcatctgagccagacatagcttctttaatcgtcaccggttcgccatctagcatcaagacaacataatccggtccatagacattagcttttataactcgttccccacgtctcggttctacatccataggtttagaccttggtcttttcctattaggtggtacatgattagaacccgtggcatcatctacttgagtagaattactagctacttccataggtttagaacttgtagcatcatcatcaactccatcattagagttcgatgtacctttatccttgttaggatagatattttcaaagaatatagcattccttgattctatcgttgtcccaacatgtatatcaggtatctccgatctgtgcactataaaacgataggcactgctattaagtgcatggccaatgaagatacaatccaccgttttaggtcctattgtaacttgctttggtaaaggtacttctaccttggctaaacacccccacactttgaggtatttatacgaaggtttccttcctttccatagctcatagggagttacatctttccctttgagtggaatcttgttcaagatatagttggccgttaagacagcttcctcccacatgttctggggtaatcctgaactaatcaacaaggcattcatcatctccttaagagttcgattcttgcgttcagcaacgccgttagattgtggtgaataaggagccgtcgtttgatggattatacctctttcgttgcataattcagcaaacggagctacatactctccacctctatcacttcgaaccatcttaattcgacatccaagttgattctcggcttcatttttgaagtttataaaagcttcaatagcctcatctttacttttcaataagtaaaggtaacaatactttgtgcaatcgtctataaaggtgataaagtacttcttgcgattgttataaccgggtacacgatcgagatattacaaaatgaatattttgagataatacaactcaaaataattgaaaatattacaaagaaaataatttgagaaattacaactcaaataattgtatacaactgaaatatactgtataaataaattatacgtataaaataagtcgagtcgagatgaatctcttcccgcaagaagattatcgccccggtagtgctcttcggtttggcgtatcttccccaaaggtaaaacgacttcgtctcgtcggatgtagcaccacaatccggcgagctccggcgaactgaataaggatcgaaaactgagctagaggttgaggtggaatgcagaatatgttgtgagttgtgagttctcAGAGTCGTTAGTTCTGAGTTGTGAGTTCTAAGTTGTCAGTTATGAGTTCACAACACACccgtatttataggtgttaaacctagtgtgaacggccggtgtgaacggccggtgtgaacggaacgtcagtcaattccggcgggtgcggtaggtggccgcaatcgttgaacgcggtaggtggccgcaatcgttgaactcggtaggtggccgcaatcgttgaacgcggtaggtggccgcaaacgttgaacgcagaagttgaaactgattttccctcttcaacatccaaactttgacatacaatatctcactcaccggaaatcggttttgagacttcaagtatatcacgttgatctactcgagatgtagattaacatccaatcattattttaattaaataataaatatttaattaaataataattttcagatatggcataaaaccatatttccaacaatacATGCATTAACAAACTGTCAAATTCAATCAAGTAATCGATCCTATATAAAAAATCAACAGCCAGCTCAAAAATCAGCTAAAGTAAAGGCAGTTGCCATAAAAAGGCGCACTAAACCATCAACTCATCCGATCAAACCACAAATAAAGCTAGGAAAACAGATATCGTTACAATGAATCCAACAATTTTGCGGAAATTGTTTGAATTAAGCGATTTAAAGAGATGGAGAAATACCTCACAGCACCTCTGCACCGTTTGCTGATTGAAAGAGCGAGAGTAGAAGATTCTAGTTGTGAAAAATGCTTTGGGTTAGTAACTTATAAGGTTTATTGTTTTTTCAGATTATTTtcggaaaaaaaagaaaaaagaaaacattgAAACGTGTAGGTCATTTAACAAGTTGATGTTTTTCAGATGTAATatgtgaattatatatatacacataaatTCTCATATATTAGTAATAATTCAAATGTTATTGTATTcggaagaaaaaataaatttcatgaTGGCCAACCCTCAATGATTGAATATACGAggtgcttcaataagaattgttaattattatgaaatatataattatttttattttagattgGTAAAGATGCACGATAAATGCATTGCCTTATTCAAATCGAACAAGGAacaataatttcattttttgaatGCACTAAATTTCAGTGTAAAtgcaataaataattttatatgtttaaaattagacattaaaattatttttaattttttgatcgCTAATACCATAAAAATCAGCCCTCTATTTAATCTCATGTTCCAAAAATTTCAAATACTATTTTAATTCTGTAGGCACTGTTTGGCTAAAAAGCCCACACTACTGCTTTTTCTATTTCCCCAAATTTGAATTTCAGTAACTCTCTTCACCcgctctcgctctctctctctctctctctctctctctcacacacacacacacacacacacacacacacacacacctcacACAGAAGGCGTTGATTGACGCACAGATTTGAAGAAGCCCAAGCATGAATCACTACCACATTTACGAAGCCATCGGCCGCGGCAAATATTCGGTAATCCTAACTCAACCGCAATTGCTGTGTTGCTCATCTGAACTGTATTTATCCGAAATTACTGTGTTGCAGACTGTCTACAagggaagaaagaagaagactATTGAGTATTTCGCCATTAAGAGCGTCGACAAATCTCATCGGAGCAAGGTTCTTCAGGAAGTAAGCATTTCCACCagcagttttttattttttgacgatttttattcaattttgggTGATTTGAATTATTTGAAACGGCCTGGTTTATGCTTTCAGCACCATAAAGCTGTAGATTTAATGTGGCGCCCACGAATTGTTCAACTCTATGTAAATGGGTTTATTTAGACTTAATTTCTGAAGCATGCGATCATGTTCTACTCATTTGAATGAGTTGAATTGCCTCGTGATCTAGAGCATAGAAGGCCCGGAACTACGGCGGGATTTTTCGTAGAATAGACATTTGTGATGTTGGAAACTCATTGATGAATGTGGATGCTACTCGTTTGTTAGTAGTTCAGTACTGGATTTCAATATGATTCAGTtttgttattttctttttacaGGTGAGGATTCTTCACACTCTAGATCATTCTAACGTGCTAAAGTTCTACTCATGGTAAGTTTGTCCAGTGAGAACTTAGAATCTTTGTTGACTTGCTAATGACCTTTGATCGATTAGTATGGTATTAGACACTTTAGCTTCATTCTTACTCTTTTTTCTCGTCAACTGATGTTGTAGGTACGAAACATCAGCTCATTTGTGGTTAGTTCT includes these proteins:
- the LOC131020953 gene encoding superoxide dismutase [Cu-Zn] 1-like isoform X1, which codes for MAKAVAVLSSSEGVKGTIYFTQEGDGPTNVTGNISGLKPPGLHGLHVHALGDTTNGCMSTGPHFNPTDKDHGAPDDEIRHAGDLGNVTAGDDGTATFTIVDKQIPLSGPHSIVGRAVVVHADPDDLGRGGHELSKATGNAGGRVACGKENIILISYNAIQTCCRV
- the LOC131020953 gene encoding superoxide dismutase [Cu-Zn]-like isoform X2, producing the protein MAKAVAVLSSSEGVKGTIYFTQEGDGPTNVTGNISGLKPPGLHGLHVHALGDTTNGCMSTGPHFNPTDKDHGAPDDEIRHAGDLGNVTAGDDGTATFTIVDKQIPLSGPHSIVGRAVVVHADPDDLGRGGHELSKATGNAGGRVACGIIGLQG